In Pyramidobacter piscolens W5455, the following are encoded in one genomic region:
- a CDS encoding DUF6921 family protein, giving the protein MVKHAFLAAALTLGLIAGTGFYYRSRLDALSAASAGARRAHAGEKELDGLYLLAVNPRLDPRGELRRELHAAALGRQARFHGSRELKLAYADDEKALGVYARRLARRLALAGLNVKLSPCSPVMLRSKALAGKYDLFVAPRRVILMSDIERLDALTLKAREMERAL; this is encoded by the coding sequence ATGGTCAAACACGCGTTTTTGGCGGCGGCGCTGACGCTAGGGCTGATCGCGGGGACGGGATTTTATTACCGCTCGCGGCTCGACGCGCTTTCGGCCGCCTCTGCGGGCGCGCGGCGCGCCCACGCCGGCGAGAAGGAGCTGGACGGGCTCTATCTGCTGGCGGTCAATCCGCGTCTGGATCCCCGCGGCGAGCTGCGCCGGGAGCTGCACGCGGCCGCGCTCGGGCGGCAGGCGCGCTTCCATGGTTCGCGGGAACTGAAACTGGCCTACGCCGACGACGAAAAGGCGCTCGGCGTCTACGCGCGGCGGCTGGCGCGGCGGCTGGCGCTCGCCGGGCTGAACGTGAAGCTCAGCCCGTGTTCGCCCGTGATGCTGCGCTCAAAGGCGCTCGCGGGCAAGTACGATCTGTTCGTCGCGCCGCGGCGCGTCATCCTCATGAGCGACATCGAGCGGCTGGACGCGCTGACGCTGAAAGCGCGGGAAATGGAGCGCGCGCTGTGA
- a CDS encoding YegP family protein, whose protein sequence is MAKFVMKSVASGLKFDLKAGNGEVIATSEVYTTEAACRNGVASVVKNAAEAVLEDQTEKDCAVRKNPKFELYADRAGEFRFRLKARNGQVIAVSEGYKAKAGCLNGIESVRKNAPNASVEKA, encoded by the coding sequence GTGGCGAAATTTGTGATGAAAAGCGTCGCGTCGGGCCTGAAGTTCGATCTGAAGGCGGGCAACGGCGAGGTGATCGCCACGTCCGAGGTGTACACCACCGAGGCGGCCTGCCGGAACGGCGTCGCCAGCGTGGTGAAGAACGCGGCCGAAGCCGTTTTGGAAGATCAGACCGAGAAGGATTGTGCCGTCCGGAAAAACCCCAAGTTCGAACTCTACGCCGACAGGGCCGGCGAGTTCCGCTTCCGCCTCAAGGCCCGCAACGGTCAGGTCATCGCCGTCTCCGAGGGTTACAAAGCCAAGGCCGGCTGCCTGAACGGCATCGAAAGCGTGCGCAAGAACGCCCCGAACGCATCCGTCGAAAAGGCGTAA
- a CDS encoding TetR/AcrR family transcriptional regulator, protein MPKLSAENKELITAAVRDKAFACACAMLREAEWRRFTMKDLAARMGVAKGTVYNYFRDKDAVILFIRDCLARQITDRIRRDMERERDTRRLLRRIVLKSIEGMKEFRFLHFAIGDVVMRQAGPEGAARDDAAMDCVHEVLAAVMERGMKDGSVRPGDPVLMAAALHSSLMGVEIGSRFHGALNTDSQQIRELVADWLLRGICTEEK, encoded by the coding sequence GTGCCGAAACTTTCGGCTGAGAACAAAGAGCTGATCACTGCGGCGGTGCGGGACAAGGCCTTTGCGTGCGCCTGCGCGATGCTGCGCGAGGCGGAGTGGCGCCGCTTCACGATGAAGGATCTGGCCGCGCGCATGGGCGTGGCCAAGGGCACCGTCTACAATTATTTTCGCGACAAGGACGCCGTGATCCTCTTCATCCGCGACTGTCTTGCCCGGCAGATCACCGACCGCATCCGGCGCGACATGGAGCGGGAGCGCGACACCCGCCGGCTGCTGCGCCGCATCGTGCTGAAATCGATCGAAGGCATGAAGGAGTTCCGTTTTCTTCACTTCGCCATCGGCGACGTGGTGATGAGGCAGGCCGGTCCGGAAGGGGCGGCCCGGGACGACGCGGCCATGGACTGTGTGCACGAGGTTCTTGCCGCCGTCATGGAGCGGGGCATGAAGGACGGTTCGGTACGTCCCGGCGATCCCGTCCTGATGGCGGCCGCGCTCCATTCGTCGCTGATGGGCGTGGAAATCGGCAGCCGCTTTCACGGCGCGCTGAACACGGATTCGCAGCAGATCCGCGAGCTGGTCGCGGACTGGCTTCTGCGCGGCATTTGTACGGAGGAAAAATGA
- a CDS encoding ankyrin repeat domain-containing protein, with product MGETYEQLRIILDADGDFVVGGGELSAARQFIALCARGAAAEIETALRRGAPVDARDEQGTTPLTAALRSNPSLAALKVLLERGAPLETRNAIHTTPLMIAAQKRSAVVVDLLVEAGAKVGARDRQGRTALMYAAAYNRDAAVVDILLRSGAQIDRGDRGGMTALTYALKQVVPSPAVVRFLLLAGADADLRDKDGWTPLKLAVAYNKTTEAVELLLGAGARPGRDEAERETLTRLLQQNPLMSDADKTRLSSRLSRFYCLEDKEP from the coding sequence ATGGGCGAGACATACGAACAGCTGCGCATCATTCTGGACGCGGACGGAGATTTCGTCGTCGGCGGCGGAGAACTGTCGGCCGCCAGACAGTTTATCGCCTTATGCGCGCGCGGGGCGGCGGCGGAGATCGAAACGGCGTTGCGCCGGGGCGCTCCGGTTGACGCCCGCGACGAACAGGGAACGACGCCGCTGACGGCGGCGCTGCGTTCCAATCCCAGTTTGGCGGCGCTGAAAGTTCTGCTCGAGCGCGGCGCGCCTTTGGAGACGAGAAACGCCATTCATACCACGCCCCTGATGATCGCCGCGCAGAAACGCAGCGCCGTCGTCGTCGATCTGCTCGTCGAAGCGGGGGCGAAAGTCGGCGCCCGCGACCGCCAGGGGCGCACGGCGCTGATGTACGCCGCGGCCTACAACCGCGACGCCGCCGTCGTCGACATTCTGCTGCGTTCCGGCGCGCAGATCGACCGCGGCGACCGCGGCGGCATGACCGCGCTGACGTACGCGCTCAAGCAGGTCGTGCCGTCGCCCGCCGTCGTGCGCTTCCTGCTGCTGGCGGGCGCGGACGCCGACCTCCGCGACAAAGACGGCTGGACGCCGTTGAAACTGGCCGTCGCCTACAACAAAACGACCGAAGCCGTCGAACTGCTCCTCGGCGCAGGCGCGCGCCCCGGCCGCGACGAAGCGGAACGGGAAACGCTGACGAGGCTGCTCCAGCAGAATCCGCTCATGAGCGACGCCGACAAGACCCGGCTGAGCAGCCGCCTGTCCCGTTTCTATTGTCTCGAAGATAAAGAGCCGTGA